tatttaatattcagAGGGGATCACATGTCTTTGCTAAAAACAGGAGGAGATTATGCCTCCAGGCCTGATGGGCAAAAGCATTCTAGTCACACAGCGCCAGCAAAGCAGCAGGTGGTCATGGTGAGCTATCATGCCCCACACCGATAAAAATGAATGTATCAACAACAGGGTGATTGACCCACActataagaaatatgtatatatatttagcgACAAGAATGAACAAACAATGCAAAATCTATCTTGATTTCAACGGCTGCCAAAGCGGTTTTGCCCCCTGACTGCACACCTGTCTATTGCTTCCATTTATTAAAgactgagttgcattatgggaagggGAGGACCAAGTGTTTTTTTACCCATAATGGGGACTAAAAACCAGGACATCTCTGCCTCTGCTGCACCAATTTTGAGTCCCCCAGCTATTCCGAGTAGTCCTTTAAGATGTATTAATCATAATCAAAAGCTATACACTGTTATGGTGCACGTGTCACAGAAACGTTTGATTAAACAACTTTCCCTACAACCGTTTTCAGATCATGGAGAGATCGTCCACAGTCAGCCAACATGTCCGACAGAAGCATCATGGAAAGAAAAAGGAGGTGGATGACAAACAGGATGGGAAACTACCAGTGGAGCAGGAGACCGCAGATCAGGGAACCAAGAGTATGTGTCTGTATGCATTGAGCACTGCCATCACTAGCCTGGTTTCTGTATTGCAGAGAAACAGATAGATTTGTTACACTGATGAGTGCTTTAAGTCTGCAGCATTGTCACCTTCATGTTAACACTCTCCTCTACAGCGTTAACAGACCGGAAAGTGATAGGAGGAGAGGCTTTGTACAGGAGGAGCATCCGGGAGCCGAGTGTTTACTACGCGCTGGAGAAGGAGTCTTTTTATATTGCAGGTCATGACATCAGCATCCGCGAGTCTGTGGACACTTTTGGTGCTCTGATCTGGCCCGGGGTACGCCCTGCTACTGTGTGTATCTGCACCTTCTCTGACCTCCACTGTTGTTGCAAATGTGataatgacaatttattttgtAGGCGATAGCTTTGAGCCAGTTCTTGGAGAATAACCAGCAACAAGTGAACCTGAAGGACAAAGCGGTGCTGGAGATTGGCGCTGGGACTGGCTTGCTCTCAATAGTGGCCAGTCTGCTTGGTAAGTCTATGATAATAGAGTACATTTATACCTTGTTAttacatacatataaaaaacaaaacgaagcatttgaatactgatttggagatcgattaccatggcaacggtcgaagctttgaagcattcgggtcagccctacatAACTCAGGCTTTTTGACAATTGTAATGCTACAATAACAGTTAGCTGTATATCAAATTTATAATAATCATGATATTTTTATAGAAGTTGCTGCTTGCTTTGGATTTCTTATCTAAGAACAGCCGTGGTAATCTGTCATTGTGGTGCTAGAGGGAAAGCCATGAAGGGTTTATTGCATAAATATGCACTGAATATTTTATGGGTTTGCTCATCTTTTGTGCAAAATTTACATTTTGGCCTGTTGGTGGAACTCAAGGAAACACC
This DNA window, taken from Sebastes fasciatus isolate fSebFas1 chromosome 14, fSebFas1.pri, whole genome shotgun sequence, encodes the following:
- the mettl21cb gene encoding S-adenosylmethionine-dependent methyltransferase domain-containing protein; translated protein: MERSSTVSQHVRQKHHGKKKEVDDKQDGKLPVEQETADQGTKTLTDRKVIGGEALYRRSIREPSVYYALEKESFYIAGHDISIRESVDTFGALIWPGAIALSQFLENNQQQVNLKDKAVLEIGAGTGLLSIVASLLGALVTATDLPDILSNLTFNLLRNTKGRSRYTPQVAALTWAQDLERDFPYPSHHYDYVLAADVVYPHGCLEELLETMRHFCRPGSHTTLLWANKIRFESDLRFTECFESSFNATLVVELPQQEVRIYKATAKE